A genomic segment from Vicinamibacterales bacterium encodes:
- a CDS encoding ABC transporter ATP-binding protein — protein MTVRLDVAIRTRIGSFSIDVAWSGGDGVNVLFGPSGSGKTLTLQCLAGLVHPDAGRIVLDGRVLFDAAAGLHVPPRARRVGYVFQGYALFPHLTVEDNVAFGLRERSRTERVRRTGEVVERLELQGLERRLPHELSGGQRQRVALGRALATEPALLLLDEPLSALDLPLRRALRDDLRTLLEGWNVPCVIVTHELSEAYQLADQIIVYERGRVLQAAPRGDLLWRPASEPVARILGFRNILRGVVVDVTPQRIHVQWRGRTLELQRSDEASSIPAAGTPVTFFIRPEDPRLLRKDGPPPSTEHHHNVLSGVVVDDEDFGATRRLLIRLDEPGEPAQGGYDLEIEVPRFVFQLLGIERDRHWEFSIHRSSIHLLPE, from the coding sequence GTGACCGTCCGGCTCGACGTCGCAATTCGGACGCGCATCGGGAGCTTCTCGATCGACGTCGCCTGGAGCGGCGGCGACGGCGTCAACGTCCTGTTCGGACCATCGGGTTCCGGCAAGACACTGACGTTGCAATGTCTTGCCGGACTCGTCCACCCCGACGCCGGTCGAATCGTGCTCGACGGCCGTGTGCTGTTCGACGCGGCGGCCGGCCTCCACGTCCCGCCCCGGGCGCGGCGCGTTGGCTACGTCTTCCAGGGGTATGCGCTCTTCCCGCACCTCACGGTCGAGGACAACGTGGCCTTTGGCCTCCGGGAGCGGTCGCGCACCGAGCGCGTGCGGCGGACGGGTGAGGTCGTCGAACGCCTCGAACTCCAGGGTCTCGAGCGGCGCCTGCCGCACGAACTGTCGGGCGGCCAGCGGCAGCGCGTGGCGTTGGGGCGGGCCCTGGCCACCGAACCGGCGCTTCTCCTCCTGGACGAACCGTTGTCCGCGCTCGACCTTCCCCTGCGACGTGCGCTGCGCGACGACCTGCGAACGCTGCTCGAGGGATGGAACGTTCCGTGTGTCATCGTGACGCACGAGTTGTCCGAAGCGTATCAACTCGCGGACCAGATCATCGTGTACGAGCGGGGCCGCGTGCTGCAGGCGGCACCGCGCGGCGACCTCCTCTGGCGGCCGGCGTCCGAGCCGGTCGCGCGGATCCTCGGCTTCCGCAACATCCTCCGCGGCGTCGTCGTCGATGTCACGCCGCAGCGCATCCACGTGCAGTGGCGTGGCCGAACGCTCGAACTCCAACGCTCGGACGAAGCATCGTCGATTCCGGCCGCCGGCACGCCGGTGACCTTCTTCATCCGGCCCGAAGACCCGCGATTGCTCAGGAAAGATGGCCCCCCGCCTTCCACCGAGCATCACCACAACGTTTTGTCGGGTGTGGTCGTCGATGACGAGGACTTCGGCGCGACCCGGAGGCTGTTGATTCGGCTGGACGAGCCAGGCGAACCCGCCCAGGGAGGGTACGACCTGGAGATCGAGGTGCCGCGGTTCGTCTTCCAACTGCTCGGCATCGAGCGGGATCGACACTGGGAGTTCTCCATCCATCGCAGTTCGATCCACCTGCTGCCGGAATGA
- the modB gene encoding molybdate ABC transporter permease subunit, translating into MSAESVAALWLSLKVAGVATVVNALVGVPLAYLLARKPFRGRWLVDLAVTLPLILPPTVTGYYLIVVLGRRGLLGGPLYALTGWTVAFTWQAAVIASAIMALPLLVRTARAAIESVDRDLERAAMTLGRSEWQTAIEVTLPLARNGILAGLVLAFARSLGEFGATLMLAGNIPGRTTTVPLAIYTAVQTGETSEVLILVSALTTVSCLVIYLAGRLGSRTS; encoded by the coding sequence ATGAGCGCGGAATCGGTGGCGGCCCTGTGGCTGTCGCTCAAGGTTGCCGGCGTCGCGACCGTCGTCAACGCGCTGGTCGGCGTGCCGCTCGCCTACCTGCTCGCGCGCAAGCCGTTTCGCGGACGATGGCTGGTTGACCTGGCGGTGACGCTGCCACTGATCCTGCCGCCCACCGTGACCGGCTACTACCTGATCGTGGTACTCGGCCGCCGCGGCCTCCTCGGCGGACCGTTGTACGCGCTCACCGGTTGGACCGTCGCGTTCACCTGGCAGGCCGCGGTCATCGCGTCGGCGATCATGGCGCTGCCGCTGCTCGTGCGGACCGCGCGCGCGGCCATCGAATCGGTGGACCGAGATCTCGAGCGAGCGGCCATGACGCTGGGACGCTCCGAATGGCAGACGGCGATCGAGGTGACGCTGCCGCTCGCGCGCAACGGCATCCTCGCCGGCCTGGTGCTGGCCTTCGCCAGGTCGCTCGGCGAGTTCGGCGCGACGCTGATGCTCGCCGGGAACATCCCGGGCCGCACCACCACGGTGCCGCTTGCGATCTACACCGCGGTCCAGACGGGCGAGACGTCCGAGGTGCTGATCCTCGTCTCCGCGCTGACGACCGTGTCCTGCCTGGTCATCTATCTCGCCGGACGACTCGGGAGTCGCACATCGTGA
- the modA gene encoding molybdate ABC transporter substrate-binding protein translates to MPAHHHPLRRVALAGALAVCGFAHPRAADVTLTVSAAVSLKEAIEEVGRRFEAGRPGVRVQYNFGASGELQQQIEAGAPIDLFVSASETNMDALHAKRLIVAATRRTIARNVLVVAVPSDSPIRLASVSDLQKPQVRRIAIGSPKTVPAGAYAEQCLRATGEWDRLQSRLVFGGNVRQVLDYLARGEVDAGFVYATDVAVRGGVAKAAFRPPQATYAPITYPAAVVGGSPHLAEATAFVEMLAGREGQAVLARFGFEPAASIVR, encoded by the coding sequence ATGCCGGCTCATCACCACCCTCTCCGTCGCGTCGCCCTTGCGGGCGCCCTTGCCGTCTGCGGCTTCGCCCACCCCCGGGCGGCGGACGTCACGCTGACTGTCTCGGCCGCCGTGAGCCTGAAGGAGGCCATCGAGGAGGTCGGGCGCCGGTTCGAGGCCGGCCGGCCCGGCGTCAGGGTGCAGTACAACTTCGGCGCGTCGGGCGAACTGCAGCAGCAAATCGAGGCGGGTGCGCCGATCGATCTGTTCGTGTCCGCGTCCGAGACGAACATGGATGCCCTGCACGCCAAGCGCCTGATCGTCGCAGCCACGCGGCGCACGATTGCCCGCAACGTCCTCGTGGTCGCCGTTCCCTCCGATTCGCCGATCCGGCTGGCGTCGGTCTCCGATCTCCAGAAGCCGCAGGTTCGGCGGATTGCGATCGGCAGTCCCAAGACGGTGCCGGCGGGCGCGTACGCCGAGCAGTGCCTCCGCGCGACCGGCGAGTGGGACCGCCTGCAATCCCGGCTGGTGTTCGGTGGCAACGTCCGGCAGGTCCTGGACTACCTGGCGCGTGGAGAAGTGGACGCCGGCTTCGTCTACGCGACCGACGTGGCGGTCCGAGGCGGCGTGGCCAAGGCGGCATTCCGTCCGCCGCAGGCAACCTACGCGCCCATCACCTATCCCGCGGCGGTCGTTGGCGGGTCCCCACACCTGGCTGAAGCGACCGCCTTCGTCGAGATGCTGGCCGGGCGCGAGGGGCAGGCCGTCCTGGCGCGTTTCGGCTTCGAGCCAGCCGCGAGCATCGTCCGATGA